One Luteimonas sp. MC1825 DNA segment encodes these proteins:
- the rfbB gene encoding dTDP-glucose 4,6-dehydratase gives MTTWLVTGGAGFIGGNFVLEAVAAGVRVVNLDVLTYAGNLDTLASLADNPAHTFIQGDIGDGALVARLLAEHRPDAVVNFAAESHVDRSIDGPAAFVQTNVVGTLALLEAARDYWKALEGGAKDTFRFLHVSTDEVYGTLGETGLFTETTPYAPNSPYSATKAASDHLVRAFHHTYGLPVLTTNCSNNYGPYHFPEKLIPLVIAKALAGEPLPVYGDGKQVRDWLFVTDHCEAIRTVLAKGRVGETYNVGGNAEKQNIEVVKTICALLDQRRPRADGQPRASQIAYVADRPGHDRRYAIDASKLRDELGWEPKYSFERGIAETVDWYLANQPWVQRVLDGSYRLERIGAAA, from the coding sequence GTGACCACTTGGCTAGTCACCGGCGGCGCCGGTTTCATTGGCGGCAATTTCGTGCTCGAGGCCGTGGCGGCCGGCGTGCGCGTCGTCAACCTCGACGTCCTCACCTATGCCGGCAACCTCGACACGCTGGCGTCGCTGGCGGACAACCCCGCGCACACCTTCATCCAGGGTGACATCGGCGACGGCGCGCTGGTCGCGCGCCTGCTCGCCGAGCATCGCCCGGATGCGGTGGTCAATTTCGCCGCCGAAAGCCACGTCGACCGCTCGATCGACGGCCCGGCGGCGTTCGTGCAGACGAACGTCGTCGGCACGCTGGCGCTGCTGGAAGCGGCGCGCGACTACTGGAAGGCGCTGGAAGGCGGGGCGAAGGACACTTTCCGCTTCCTGCACGTCTCCACCGACGAGGTCTACGGCACGCTGGGCGAGACGGGGCTCTTCACCGAGACCACGCCGTACGCGCCCAACTCGCCGTACTCGGCGACCAAGGCCGCCTCCGACCACCTGGTGCGCGCGTTCCACCACACCTACGGGCTGCCGGTGCTGACCACCAACTGTTCGAACAACTACGGCCCCTACCACTTCCCCGAGAAGCTGATCCCGCTGGTGATCGCCAAGGCGCTGGCCGGCGAACCGCTGCCGGTCTACGGCGATGGCAAGCAGGTGCGTGACTGGCTGTTCGTGACCGACCACTGCGAGGCGATCCGCACCGTGCTGGCCAAGGGCCGCGTGGGCGAGACCTACAACGTCGGCGGCAACGCCGAAAAGCAGAACATCGAGGTGGTGAAGACCATCTGCGCGCTGCTCGACCAGCGCCGCCCGCGCGCGGACGGCCAGCCGCGCGCCTCGCAGATCGCCTATGTCGCCGACCGTCCGGGGCACGACCGCCGCTACGCGATCGATGCCTCCAAACTGCGCGACGAACTGGGCTGGGAGCCGAAATACAGCTTCGAGCGCGGCATCGCCGAAACAGTCGACTGGTATCTCGCCAACCAGCCCTGGGTGCAGCGCGTGCTCGACGGCAGCTACCGCCTCGAGCGCATCGGAGCCGCGGCATGA
- the rfbD gene encoding dTDP-4-dehydrorhamnose reductase, with amino-acid sequence MRLLLLGANGQVGQELRRSLAPLGEVVCSTRSGALVDGTPCEVADFDQPASLPALIERLAPDVVVNAAAYTAVDRAEDDADAAYRANAEAPGAIAGACARLGIRIVHYSTDYVFDGSGSRPYREDDPTAPLGVYGASKLAGEQAVRAHGGQHMVFRTAWVYAGHGNNFLRTMLRLAAERDELRVVGDQVGTPTSARLIAQVTATALQAPAASGLWHLTATGQTSWHGFASAIVEGAYTRGVLAAKPRVTAIATSDYPTRAVRPAWSCLDTAALVSVFGIELPRWEDELGRVLDGLVEAAA; translated from the coding sequence GTGAGGCTGCTGCTGCTCGGTGCCAACGGGCAGGTCGGCCAGGAGCTGCGGCGCAGCCTGGCACCGCTCGGCGAGGTGGTGTGCTCCACGCGCAGCGGTGCGCTGGTAGACGGCACGCCGTGCGAGGTCGCGGATTTCGACCAGCCGGCATCGCTGCCGGCGCTGATCGAGCGCCTCGCGCCCGACGTGGTCGTGAACGCGGCGGCCTACACCGCCGTGGACCGTGCCGAGGACGACGCTGACGCGGCGTACCGCGCCAACGCCGAAGCGCCTGGCGCGATTGCGGGAGCCTGCGCGCGCCTCGGCATCCGCATCGTGCATTACTCGACCGACTACGTGTTCGACGGCAGCGGTTCGCGGCCCTATCGCGAAGACGACCCCACCGCGCCGCTGGGGGTCTATGGGGCCAGCAAGCTCGCCGGCGAACAGGCGGTCCGTGCGCATGGCGGCCAGCACATGGTGTTCCGCACGGCGTGGGTGTATGCCGGGCATGGCAACAACTTCCTGCGCACCATGCTGCGATTGGCCGCCGAGCGCGACGAGCTGCGGGTCGTCGGAGACCAGGTTGGCACGCCGACTTCGGCGCGCCTGATCGCCCAGGTCACCGCAACGGCGCTGCAGGCGCCGGCTGCGTCGGGTCTGTGGCATCTGACCGCGACCGGGCAGACCAGTTGGCATGGGTTCGCCTCGGCCATCGTCGAGGGCGCGTACACACGCGGCGTGCTGGCGGCCAAGCCGCGCGTCACGGCCATCGCGACGTCCGACTACCCGACCAGGGCCGTGCGCCCGGCATGGTCGTGCCTGGACACGGCCGCCCTGGTGTCCGTCTTCGGCATCGAACTGCCGCGGTGGGAGGACGAGCTCGGCCGGGTCCTGGACGGATTGGTGGAAGCCGCGGCCTGA
- the rfbA gene encoding glucose-1-phosphate thymidylyltransferase RfbA, translated as MTSRRGIILAGGSGTRLYPITQAISKQLLPVYDKPMIYYPLSALMLAGIREVLIINTPHEQALFQQLLGDGSQWGMDIRYAVQPSPDGLAQAYLIGRDFVDGKPSCLVLGDNIFHGHGFTEILKRADARQDGATVFGYWVSDPERYGVAEFDADGKVVGLEEKPLQPRSNYAVTGLYFYDGRASDFAASLTPSARGELEITDLNRCYLDEGALHMEQLGRGYAWLDTGTHQSLIEASNFIETVEARQGLRVCCPEEISWQNGWIDDADLERLAAPLSKNGYGQYLLSLAKRGVVR; from the coding sequence ATGACGTCGCGCCGCGGCATCATCCTCGCCGGCGGATCCGGCACCCGGCTGTATCCGATCACCCAGGCGATCAGCAAGCAGCTGCTGCCGGTGTACGACAAGCCGATGATCTACTACCCGCTGAGCGCGCTGATGCTCGCCGGGATCCGCGAGGTGCTGATCATCAACACCCCGCACGAGCAGGCGCTGTTCCAGCAGTTGCTCGGTGACGGCTCGCAGTGGGGCATGGACATCCGCTACGCGGTGCAGCCGAGCCCGGACGGGCTGGCGCAGGCCTACCTGATCGGCCGCGATTTCGTCGACGGCAAGCCGAGCTGCCTGGTGCTGGGCGACAACATCTTCCACGGCCATGGCTTCACCGAGATCCTCAAGCGCGCCGATGCGCGCCAGGACGGCGCGACCGTGTTCGGCTACTGGGTGAGCGATCCGGAGCGCTACGGCGTGGCCGAGTTCGACGCCGATGGCAAGGTGGTGGGCCTGGAGGAAAAACCGCTGCAGCCGCGCTCCAACTACGCGGTCACCGGCCTGTATTTCTACGACGGGCGCGCGAGCGATTTCGCGGCGTCGCTCACGCCATCGGCGCGCGGCGAGCTGGAGATCACCGACCTCAACCGTTGCTACCTCGACGAGGGCGCCCTGCACATGGAGCAGCTCGGTCGCGGCTATGCCTGGCTCGACACCGGCACCCACCAGTCGCTGATCGAGGCCTCGAACTTCATCGAGACCGTCGAGGCGCGCCAGGGCCTGCGCGTGTGCTGTCCGGAGGAGATCTCCTGGCAGAACGGCTGGATCGACGATGCCGACCTCGAGCGCCTCGCCGCGCCGCTGTCCAAGAACGGCTACGGCCAGTACCTCCTGTCGCTGGCCAAGCGCGGAGTGGTACGGTGA
- the murD gene encoding UDP-N-acetylmuramoyl-L-alanine--D-glutamate ligase, with protein MRISQLEGRRVALWGWGREGRAAYHALRARLPGLPLTLFCEASEVDAATALGDALLAVESDASAGRLASFDVVVKSPGISPYRAEALVAAHAGTAFIGGTTLWFGEQAGDDGIARGVACVTGTKGKSTTTALLAHLLRAGGTRTALAGNIGVPLLELLDARADAWAVELSSYQTRDVAAGGVRPDVAVVTNLFPEHLDWHGSEDRYIEDKLALITQARPRVAVLNAADPRLVAVGARLDPAVDVRWYGRADGWHLRGDVVHRGDTAVLDGRDVPLPGRHNLGNLCAALAAVEALGFDALALAGAARGFRPLPHRLQLLGKHDGVSWVNDSISTTPHASLAALDVYRDRRVALLVGGHDRGLDWTDFATAMRTRAPAVIVAMAANGPRIHALLAEVAAEGGFDLRQAPDLATAIDQARAALAVSPRRAAGDVVLLSPGAPSFGAYRDYTERGRDFARRAGFDPDAITAIPGLGIAAGNTG; from the coding sequence TGCGCGCGCGACTGCCCGGCCTGCCGCTGACGCTGTTCTGCGAGGCGTCCGAAGTCGATGCCGCCACCGCGCTTGGCGACGCGTTGCTTGCGGTCGAGTCCGATGCCAGCGCGGGCCGCCTCGCTTCGTTCGATGTCGTGGTGAAATCGCCCGGCATCAGCCCATACCGCGCGGAGGCCCTGGTCGCCGCCCATGCCGGCACCGCCTTCATCGGCGGCACCACGCTGTGGTTCGGCGAACAGGCCGGCGATGACGGCATCGCCCGCGGCGTGGCTTGCGTCACCGGCACCAAGGGCAAGAGCACCACCACCGCGTTGCTCGCGCACCTGCTGCGCGCCGGCGGCACGCGCACCGCGCTGGCCGGCAACATCGGCGTGCCGCTGCTGGAGCTGCTGGACGCGCGTGCCGATGCCTGGGCGGTGGAGCTGTCGAGCTATCAGACCCGCGACGTCGCGGCCGGCGGCGTGCGCCCGGACGTCGCGGTGGTGACCAACCTGTTTCCCGAGCACCTCGACTGGCACGGCAGCGAGGACCGCTACATCGAGGACAAGCTGGCGCTCATCACCCAGGCGCGGCCGCGCGTGGCGGTGCTGAACGCCGCGGACCCGCGGCTCGTGGCGGTCGGCGCACGGCTCGACCCGGCGGTGGACGTGCGCTGGTACGGGCGCGCGGACGGATGGCACCTGCGCGGCGATGTCGTGCATCGCGGTGATACCGCAGTGCTGGATGGGCGCGACGTGCCGCTGCCGGGCCGCCACAACCTCGGCAACCTGTGCGCGGCGCTCGCGGCGGTCGAGGCCCTGGGCTTCGACGCGCTTGCGCTGGCCGGTGCCGCACGCGGCTTCCGCCCGTTGCCACACCGGCTGCAGCTGCTCGGCAAGCACGACGGCGTCAGCTGGGTCAACGATTCGATCAGCACGACGCCACACGCCAGCCTGGCCGCGCTCGACGTCTATCGTGATCGCCGCGTGGCGCTGCTGGTCGGCGGCCACGACCGCGGCCTCGACTGGACCGATTTCGCCACGGCGATGCGCACGCGCGCACCGGCGGTGATCGTGGCGATGGCGGCGAACGGGCCGCGGATCCACGCGCTGCTGGCGGAGGTGGCGGCGGAAGGCGGCTTCGACCTGCGCCAAGCACCCGACCTTGCCACCGCGATCGACCAGGCACGCGCGGCCCTCGCGGTCAGTCCGCGGCGCGCGGCCGGTGACGTGGTGCTGCTTTCGCCCGGCGCGCCGAGCTTCGGCGCCTACCGTGACTACACCGAACGCGGCCGCGACTTCGCGCGGCGGGCCGGCTTCGACCCGGACGCGATCACCGCGATCCCGGGACTCGGCATCGCCGCGGGGAACACCGGCTAG
- a CDS encoding prolyl oligopeptidase family serine peptidase, producing the protein MLIRTTRAACIAGLLAISLLAATATTPAQATEVDVAAYVKRDLFTTIKISPNGDYFAATLPFEDRVALVIMDRVTRQVMGTFQMGRDTAVADFDWVSPDRVLISAAQKIGFLAEPQPTGDLYGMDASGGRVELLVGQSVGGNLGSRMQGKRAERVAAFLVDDLPNDDKHVLISVMPFTADPYTRVERMNVYTGVRHIVTRVPVRNARFASDNQGVVRFALGGNTDNISQLFYRDGDASEWKQVNHEAASGRIEVPIGFSADDKTAYLLVEQSSGPDVVVAYDPATGKHTELLRDETMDPTIIYKPGTSIPVGAMYGGDKPRFRFFDETSADARLYRSLQGAFGGDAAVITSSTRDGRVNLVHAWSDRNPGDFFLFDAEAKKADYVISAAEWFNPAGMAAVRPIELAARDGLKLKGFLTVPKGASGKQMPMVVLPHGGPFNVSDEWGFNREAQMLAAAGYAVLQVNFRGSGGRGRRFHQAGAQQWGLAMQDDVSDATRWAIREGFADPARICIYGASYGAFAAMSGAAREPDLYKCAAGFIGVYDLPQLHQEEVLKHGSMRTWANEWIGSDKATLQANSPTRRAGSIKVPVLLAAGREDKTAPVEHTQNMERALKTAGVPVEAHYYASEGHGFYKPENNRDYYTKLLDFLSRHLGGSKATVAAGER; encoded by the coding sequence ATGCTCATCCGCACCACGCGTGCCGCATGCATTGCGGGGCTGTTGGCGATCTCGCTGCTGGCCGCGACCGCGACGACACCTGCGCAGGCAACGGAGGTCGACGTCGCGGCCTATGTCAAGCGCGACCTCTTCACGACAATCAAGATCTCGCCCAATGGCGATTACTTCGCCGCAACCCTGCCATTCGAGGACCGGGTGGCGCTGGTCATCATGGACCGCGTCACCAGGCAGGTCATGGGCACGTTCCAGATGGGCCGTGATACCGCCGTCGCCGACTTCGACTGGGTCAGTCCGGACCGGGTGCTGATCAGCGCGGCGCAGAAGATCGGCTTCCTCGCCGAACCGCAGCCTACCGGCGACTTGTACGGGATGGACGCCAGTGGAGGGCGCGTCGAACTGCTGGTCGGCCAGAGCGTCGGCGGCAACCTCGGCTCGCGCATGCAGGGCAAGCGGGCAGAGCGGGTGGCGGCGTTCCTTGTCGACGATCTGCCGAATGATGACAAGCACGTGCTGATCAGCGTCATGCCGTTCACCGCCGACCCGTACACCCGCGTGGAGCGGATGAACGTCTATACGGGCGTGCGCCACATCGTCACGCGCGTCCCGGTGCGCAATGCCCGGTTCGCCAGCGACAACCAGGGCGTGGTGCGTTTTGCCCTTGGTGGCAACACCGACAACATCAGCCAGCTGTTCTATCGCGATGGTGACGCGTCCGAATGGAAACAGGTCAACCATGAGGCCGCCAGCGGGCGAATCGAGGTGCCGATCGGCTTCTCCGCAGACGACAAGACCGCGTATCTCCTGGTCGAACAGTCGAGCGGCCCTGACGTGGTAGTCGCCTACGACCCGGCCACCGGCAAGCACACGGAGCTGCTGCGCGACGAAACAATGGACCCGACCATCATCTACAAGCCCGGAACCTCGATCCCGGTCGGCGCAATGTATGGCGGCGACAAGCCGCGCTTCCGCTTCTTCGACGAAACGTCCGCGGATGCGCGGCTGTACCGTAGCCTGCAGGGTGCGTTCGGCGGTGATGCGGCAGTTATCACGTCGAGCACGCGCGATGGACGGGTCAACCTTGTGCATGCGTGGAGCGACCGCAACCCGGGCGACTTCTTCCTGTTCGATGCGGAGGCCAAGAAGGCCGACTACGTGATCAGCGCTGCCGAATGGTTCAATCCGGCCGGGATGGCCGCGGTTCGTCCCATCGAGCTGGCCGCCCGCGACGGCCTGAAACTGAAGGGTTTCCTGACCGTGCCCAAGGGTGCCTCCGGCAAACAGATGCCCATGGTGGTTCTCCCGCACGGCGGTCCGTTCAACGTGAGCGACGAATGGGGTTTCAACAGGGAAGCGCAGATGTTGGCCGCCGCGGGCTACGCCGTACTGCAGGTCAACTTCCGTGGCTCCGGTGGCCGGGGCCGCCGGTTCCACCAGGCCGGCGCGCAGCAATGGGGACTGGCCATGCAGGACGACGTGTCCGACGCCACGCGTTGGGCGATCCGCGAGGGGTTCGCCGACCCGGCGCGCATCTGCATCTATGGCGCCAGCTATGGCGCGTTCGCGGCGATGTCGGGCGCGGCGCGGGAGCCCGATCTGTACAAGTGCGCGGCGGGTTTCATTGGTGTCTACGACCTGCCGCAGCTGCACCAGGAGGAGGTCCTGAAGCATGGCTCGATGAGAACCTGGGCGAACGAATGGATCGGCAGCGACAAGGCCACGCTCCAGGCCAATTCGCCGACCAGGCGCGCGGGCAGCATCAAGGTGCCGGTCCTGTTGGCGGCCGGCCGCGAGGACAAGACCGCCCCGGTCGAGCACACCCAGAACATGGAACGCGCCCTGAAGACCGCGGGTGTCCCGGTGGAGGCGCACTATTACGCGTCCGAAGGCCACGGCTTCTACAAGCCGGAGAACAACAGGGACTATTACACCAAGCTGCTCGACTTCCTGTCCCGTCACCTGGGTGGCAGCAAGGCCACCGTCGCTGCCGGCGAACGCTAG
- a CDS encoding oligopeptide transporter, OPT family, with the protein MDKTTGEAVPQLTFRAVLLAIILAVVLSAANAYLGLFAGLTIATAIPAAVVSMGVLRLLGGGTILENNIVQTGASAGSSIAAGVIFTIPALIILGYWDRFEYWWVLAIAGLGGLLGVLFSVPLRRTMIVEDPLPFPEGKAAAEVLKAGENPGPGLRILALAAGIGALVKVAAESGMRMIPDNAVGSGFLGKYLGYMGTNLSPALLGVGYIVGLNIGIVVLSGAILSWNIAIPLYHAFLLSSDPVLATQLAGASAADAAGAIWSAKIRYLGVGAMLIGGIWTLFSLRRSLLSGVRSGIAAARKGSGETVAETDRDLPMKWMLVALVLFVLPLLVLYQAIVGDWFVSVPMTVIMIVAGFLFVSVSAYLAGLVGSSNNPVSGITIATILFASLVLVLLLGRDSPIGAVAAIMIGAVVCCAAAVGGDNLQDLKAGYIVGATPWKQQLMLAIGAFSCALIMAPVLNLLAQAYGIGAPTAAQPNSLAAPQATLMASVAQGMFGGKLPWDMIAIGAGVGAAIIALDEWLKARGATFRVPVLAAAIGIYLPLELMVPIFLGGLLAHMVERKHGIDRKDEAARDRIHRPGTLFAAGLITGEALMGIAIAVPIVLTERPDVLALPAALHFNQWVGLAVLAVVAWLLFRSGAKQDTTAAPVEPGPL; encoded by the coding sequence ATGGACAAGACTACGGGCGAGGCGGTTCCCCAGCTCACCTTCCGCGCGGTGCTGCTGGCGATCATCCTCGCCGTGGTGCTGTCGGCGGCCAATGCCTATCTCGGCCTGTTCGCCGGCCTGACCATCGCCACGGCGATCCCGGCGGCGGTGGTGTCGATGGGCGTGCTGCGCCTACTCGGCGGCGGCACCATCCTCGAGAACAACATCGTGCAGACCGGCGCCTCCGCCGGCTCGTCGATCGCCGCGGGCGTGATCTTCACCATCCCGGCGCTGATCATCCTCGGCTACTGGGACAGGTTCGAGTACTGGTGGGTGCTGGCGATCGCCGGGCTCGGCGGCCTGCTCGGCGTGCTGTTCTCGGTGCCGCTGCGGCGCACGATGATCGTCGAGGATCCGCTGCCGTTCCCCGAGGGCAAGGCCGCGGCGGAAGTGCTCAAGGCCGGCGAGAACCCGGGACCCGGCCTGAGGATCCTGGCGCTGGCCGCCGGCATCGGCGCGCTGGTCAAGGTTGCGGCGGAAAGCGGCATGCGCATGATCCCCGACAACGCGGTCGGCTCGGGCTTCCTCGGCAAGTACCTCGGCTACATGGGCACCAACCTGTCGCCGGCCCTGCTCGGCGTAGGCTACATCGTCGGCCTCAACATCGGCATCGTGGTGCTGTCGGGCGCCATCCTGTCCTGGAACATCGCCATCCCGCTGTACCACGCGTTCCTGCTGTCCAGCGACCCGGTGCTGGCCACGCAACTGGCCGGTGCCTCCGCCGCCGACGCGGCCGGGGCGATCTGGTCGGCCAAGATCCGCTACCTCGGTGTCGGCGCCATGCTGATCGGCGGCATCTGGACGCTGTTCTCGCTGCGCAGGTCGCTGCTGTCGGGCGTCAGGAGCGGCATCGCCGCCGCGCGCAAGGGCAGTGGCGAGACGGTCGCCGAAACCGACCGCGACCTGCCCATGAAGTGGATGCTGGTGGCGCTAGTGCTGTTCGTGCTGCCGCTGCTGGTGCTGTACCAGGCGATCGTGGGCGACTGGTTCGTCAGCGTGCCCATGACCGTCATCATGATCGTCGCCGGCTTCCTGTTCGTGTCGGTGTCGGCGTACCTCGCCGGCCTCGTGGGCTCGTCCAACAACCCGGTGTCGGGCATCACCATCGCCACCATCCTGTTCGCGTCGCTGGTGCTGGTGCTGCTGCTCGGGCGCGATTCGCCGATCGGTGCGGTCGCCGCGATCATGATCGGCGCCGTGGTCTGCTGCGCGGCGGCGGTGGGCGGCGACAACCTGCAGGACCTCAAGGCCGGTTACATCGTCGGCGCCACGCCCTGGAAGCAGCAGCTGATGCTCGCGATCGGCGCGTTCTCGTGCGCGCTGATCATGGCGCCGGTGCTGAACCTGCTGGCCCAGGCCTACGGCATCGGTGCGCCCACGGCGGCGCAGCCCAATTCGCTGGCCGCGCCGCAGGCGACGCTGATGGCGTCGGTGGCGCAGGGCATGTTCGGGGGCAAGCTGCCGTGGGACATGATCGCGATCGGCGCCGGCGTGGGTGCCGCGATCATCGCGCTCGACGAATGGCTGAAGGCGCGCGGCGCGACGTTCCGCGTGCCGGTCCTGGCAGCTGCCATCGGCATCTACCTGCCGCTGGAGCTGATGGTGCCGATCTTCCTCGGTGGCCTGCTGGCGCACATGGTCGAGCGCAAGCATGGCATCGACCGCAAGGACGAGGCCGCGCGCGACCGCATCCACCGGCCGGGCACGCTGTTCGCCGCTGGCCTGATCACCGGCGAGGCGCTGATGGGCATCGCGATCGCGGTGCCGATCGTGCTCACCGAGCGCCCGGACGTCCTGGCGCTGCCCGCGGCCCTGCATTTCAACCAGTGGGTGGGGCTGGCGGTGCTGGCGGTGGTGGCGTGGCTGCTGTTCCGCAGCGGCGCTAAGCAGGACACCACGGCGGCGCCGGTGGAGCCGGGTCCGCTCTGA
- a CDS encoding polyprenyl synthetase family protein: protein MDSSTSQAPAANARPALSLPAIQASVAADMADVDALIRRRLASDVVLVNEVAEHIVAAGGKRLRPMLLLLAARALGHAGADAHQLAAVVEFIHTSTLLHDDVVDESDLRRGRSTANAVWGNAASVLVGDFLYSRSFQLMVELGSMPVQEILADTTNRIAEGEVLQLLHVRNPDVDEAAYLHVIERKTAILFAAATRLGALLAGSGDGVQQRLHDYGLNLGLAFQIADDVLDYSADEATLGKHLGDDLAEGKMTLPLIHAMAHADDALRARLRTIVEHGDVAALDDVVAAIHASGGLAYSIDRAREYAARAEAALAGLDDNEAVAALRGLARYAVDRST, encoded by the coding sequence ATGGACTCCTCGACAAGCCAGGCCCCAGCCGCCAACGCCCGCCCCGCCCTGTCGCTGCCGGCCATCCAGGCCTCCGTGGCCGCCGACATGGCCGACGTGGACGCCCTCATCCGCCGCCGGCTGGCGTCGGACGTGGTCCTGGTCAACGAGGTGGCCGAGCACATCGTCGCCGCCGGCGGCAAGCGGCTGCGCCCGATGCTGCTGCTGCTCGCCGCGCGCGCCCTCGGCCACGCGGGAGCGGACGCCCACCAGTTGGCCGCGGTGGTGGAGTTCATCCATACCTCCACCCTGCTGCACGACGACGTGGTCGACGAATCCGACCTGCGCCGCGGCCGCAGCACCGCCAACGCGGTCTGGGGCAACGCCGCCAGCGTCCTGGTCGGCGACTTCCTGTACTCGCGCAGCTTCCAGCTGATGGTCGAGCTCGGCTCGATGCCGGTCCAGGAGATCCTCGCCGACACCACCAACCGCATCGCCGAGGGCGAAGTGCTGCAGCTGCTGCACGTGCGCAATCCCGATGTCGACGAAGCCGCCTACCTGCACGTGATCGAGCGCAAGACCGCGATCCTGTTCGCCGCGGCCACGCGCCTGGGTGCGCTGCTCGCCGGCAGCGGCGACGGCGTGCAGCAGCGCCTGCACGACTACGGCCTGAACCTCGGCCTCGCGTTCCAGATCGCCGACGACGTGCTCGACTACAGCGCCGACGAGGCCACGCTCGGCAAGCACCTGGGCGACGACCTCGCCGAGGGCAAGATGACCCTGCCGCTGATCCACGCAATGGCGCACGCCGATGACGCGCTGCGTGCGCGGCTGCGCACGATCGTCGAGCATGGCGACGTGGCGGCACTCGATGACGTGGTCGCCGCGATCCATGCCAGCGGCGGCCTCGCGTACAGCATCGACCGCGCCCGCGAATACGCCGCGCGCGCCGAGGCCGCGCTTGCCGGCCTCGACGACAACGAAGCCGTCGCTGCCCTGCGCGGCCTGGCCCGCTACGCGGTGGACCGCAGCACCTAG
- the ssb gene encoding single-stranded DNA-binding protein, with protein sequence MARGINKVIIVGNLGNDPDVKYTQSGSTITTISVATTEAWKDKQTGQQQERTEWHRVKFFGRLAEIAGEYLKKGRQVYIEGSLRTDKYTGKDGVERYTTDIIASEMQMMGGVGEGGGGERGARAPRPDQGDAPRRQASAAGAGGGAGAAAPPPFNDDFSDDDIPF encoded by the coding sequence ATGGCCCGCGGCATCAACAAGGTCATCATCGTCGGCAACCTCGGCAACGACCCCGACGTGAAGTACACCCAGAGCGGCTCCACCATCACCACCATCAGCGTGGCGACCACCGAGGCGTGGAAGGACAAGCAGACCGGCCAGCAGCAGGAACGCACCGAGTGGCACCGGGTGAAGTTCTTCGGCCGCCTGGCGGAGATCGCCGGCGAATACCTCAAGAAGGGCCGCCAGGTCTACATCGAGGGCTCGCTGCGCACCGACAAGTACACCGGCAAGGACGGCGTCGAGCGCTACACGACCGACATCATCGCCAGCGAGATGCAGATGATGGGTGGTGTTGGCGAGGGCGGTGGCGGCGAGCGTGGCGCGCGCGCGCCGCGCCCGGACCAGGGTGACGCGCCGCGCCGCCAGGCGTCCGCGGCAGGAGCGGGTGGTGGTGCCGGCGCCGCCGCGCCGCCGCCGTTCAACGACGATTTCTCGGACGACGACATCCCGTTCTGA
- the rfbC gene encoding dTDP-4-dehydrorhamnose 3,5-epimerase, translating to MKVIETPLPGCVVFEPQVFGDERGYFFESFNSDKLAAHGLEPAFVQGNVSSSTRGVLRGLHYQWPKPQGKYVSVIEGEVWDVAVDIRRGSPTFGQSTAVLLSAENRRHFWIPEGFAHGFVTLSERAVFTYLCTATYDREADAGIRWNDAALAIDWPVSAPLLSDKDARAPFLADVAVERLPVYAP from the coding sequence GTGAAGGTCATCGAAACGCCACTGCCGGGCTGCGTGGTCTTCGAGCCGCAGGTGTTCGGTGACGAGCGTGGCTATTTCTTCGAGTCCTTCAACAGCGACAAGCTCGCCGCGCACGGGCTCGAGCCCGCGTTCGTGCAGGGCAACGTGTCGTCGTCGACGCGCGGCGTGCTGCGCGGCCTGCATTACCAGTGGCCCAAGCCGCAGGGCAAGTATGTCTCGGTGATCGAAGGCGAGGTCTGGGACGTCGCGGTGGACATCCGCCGCGGCTCGCCGACGTTCGGACAGTCGACCGCCGTGCTGCTGAGCGCGGAGAACCGGCGCCACTTCTGGATCCCGGAAGGATTCGCGCACGGATTCGTGACCTTGAGCGAACGCGCCGTGTTCACCTACCTGTGCACCGCGACCTACGATCGCGAGGCCGATGCCGGCATCCGCTGGAACGATGCCGCGCTGGCGATCGACTGGCCGGTGTCCGCGCCGCTGCTGTCGGACAAGGACGCGCGCGCGCCGTTCCTGGCGGACGTGGCCGTGGAACGGCTCCCGGTCTACGCACCGTGA